The Henckelia pumila isolate YLH828 chromosome 2, ASM3356847v2, whole genome shotgun sequence genome includes a window with the following:
- the LOC140882548 gene encoding root phototropism protein 2-like — translation MPTRQCMVISQEIPTDVVVQVGEAHFDLHKVILVSKSNYIRRLILESKDTGLAGIDLSDMPGGPETFEMAVNFCYGVDFEVTLQNVAALWCAAEYLQMNEKYSENNLASRSERFLSEVALTSLSGAILVLKSCKDLLPAADELNLVQRCVEIISDKAYDEAKFPSRSPPNWWIKELTTLDITFFEKIMASMKGRGAKPSTISSCLMSYTERSLHDHVRDRTGDGIESLNSGESDIRIRKQRQVLESIVALFPSETFSFPPNFLCFLLRAAIFLKADALSRKDLEKRISAILDDVKVDDLLVLSCTYDGERLLDLESVRRIISGFVDKENSIAVFNAGDLREVCSVAMKRAAKTVDAYLAEIATYGELSVSKFKGIANLLPKAARKVDDDLYRAVDIYLKAHPNLDEIEHEKVCGVMDIYRLSYEARVHASENKRLPELIALQALCYDQLEIRCSFGYQKQEDASSERDPTRGDASLAEENESLRMELLKMKMYLSDVHKDQQQGSSASDEKLKKQRFASLVSNKLRKLNLFRDGSKDAANVDGGKEDSTKPKRRLIYRMCREI, via the exons ATGCCTACACGCCAATGCATGGTGATATCTCAAGAAATCCCGACTGATGTTGTTGTTCAAGTAGGGGAAGCCCACTTCGATCTTCACAAG GTTATTCTCGTATCCAAGAGCAATTACATAAGACGGCTGATTCTTGAATCGAAAGACACGGGTTTAGCAGGAATAGACCTTTCGGACATGCCCGGGGGGCCAGAAACATTCGAGATGGCGGTGAATTTTTGCTACGGTGTCGATTTCGAAGTCACGTTACAGAATGTGGCTGCCCTCTGGTGTGCTGCTGAATATTTACAGATGAACGAAAAGTACTCCGAAAATAACCTCGCCAGCCGGTCGGAGAGGTTCTTGTCCGAGGTAGCACTCACGAGTTTATCGGGGGCTATCCTCGTCTTGAAATCGTGCAAAGATCTTCTTCCGGCAGCCGACGAACTCAACCTAGTCCAGAGATGTGTCGAGATTATCAGTGAcaag GCATATGATGAAGCGAAATTTCCGAGCCGTTCGCCGCCAAATTGGTGGATAAAAGAGCTAACAACCTTAGACATAACGTTCTTCGAAAAGATCATGGCTTCAATGAAGGGCAGAGGTGCAAAGCCCTCGACTATATCCAGTTGTCTGATGAGTTATACAGAGAGATCGCTTCATGATCATGTTCGCGACCGCACCGGGGACGGTATCGAGTCGTTGAATTCGGGTGAATCTGATATCCGAATCCGGAAGCAGCGCCAGGTTCTGGAGTCCATAGTGGCTCTTTTCCCCTCAGAAACGTTCTCTTTCCCTCCAAACTTCTTGTGCTTTCTTCTGAGGGCCGCGATTTTCTTGAAGGCGGATGCTCTCTCCAGGAAGGACCTCGAGAAGAGAATATCAGCCATCTTGGATGATGTAAAAGTAGATGATCTTCTTGTGCTTTCGTGCACGTACGATGGCGAGAGATTGCTCGATCTCGAGAGCGTGAGAAGGATCATATCTGGATTTGTGGATAAAGAGAACAGCATTGCGGTCTTTAACGCCGGCGACTTGAGAGAAGTGTGTTCTGTGGCTATGAAGAGAGCTGCAAAGACCGTCGATGCGTACCTCGCGGAGATCGCCACTTATGGCGAACTCAGTGTTTCGAAGTTTAAGGGGATCGCGAATCTGCTGCCTAAAGCGGCTAGGAAGGTCGACGATGATCTTTACCGAGCTGTTGATATCTACTTGAAG GCTCACCCAAATCTAGATGAAATCGAACATGAGAAAGTGTGCGGTGTCATGGATATATACAGGCTATCATACGAAGCCCGAGTCCACGCCTCGGAAAACAAACGTTTGCCCGAGCTGATAGCCCTGCAAGCGTTGTGCTACGATCAGCTCGAGATAAGATGTAGCTTTGGTTATCAAAAACAAGAAGATGCCTCGAGTGAACGAGATCCGACACGCGGTGATGCATCGCTTGCGGAAGAGAATGAATCGTTGAGAATGGAGTTGCTTAAGATGAAAATGTATCTATCCGATGTGCACAAGGATCAGCAGCAGGGGAGTTCAGCATCTGATGAGAAACTCAAGAAGCAGAGATTTGCTTCACTTGTGTCGAATAAACTTCGAAAGTTGAATCTTTTTAGGGATGGATCAAAGGATGCTGCCAATGTAGATGGCGGAAAGGAAGATTCCACCAAACCCAAGAGAAGGTTGATCTATCGGATGTGTCGAGAAATTTAG